Proteins encoded together in one Bactrocera neohumeralis isolate Rockhampton unplaced genomic scaffold, APGP_CSIRO_Bneo_wtdbg2-racon-allhic-juicebox.fasta_v2 cluster11, whole genome shotgun sequence window:
- the LOC126766025 gene encoding putative nuclease HARBI1, protein MRDKSNPLALPEAAFRKRFRLSKCAFNYVLAELKFEGHLSTAVAPMIQLGATLSLSADFLIGICQSTICKIIKNVISEMETKLCPQFIKFVPDNLSECTKSFVEKYKIPGVIGCIDGTHFGLQKPTVNEHMFFNRKGYHSLNSMIICDHEYCILAIDSKCGGAAHDSSVGKHSVQRKFLEEQFNQNNFKNVWLLGDSGYPLEPWCLTSFRSPEEGSTQARFNEAHSKARCVVERTIGILKSIWKKGNNDKRSRYQS, encoded by the exons ATGCGAGACAAAAGCAATCCCTTGGCATTGCCAGAGGCAGC CTTCAGGAAACGGTTCAGACTCTCTAAATGTGCATTTAACTACGTATTGGCTGAACTCAAATTTGAAGGGCATTTGTCAACCGCAGTAGCACCAATGATTCAACTGGGAGCGACTTTGTCCCTTTCGGCTGACTTTTTGATAGGAATATGTCAAAGCactatttgcaaaataataaaaaatgtaatcagCGAAATGGAAACAAAGTTGTGCCcccaatttattaaattcgtGCCCGACAATCTTTCGGAATGCACGAAATCGtttgttgaaaaatacaaaattcctGGAG TTATTGGATGTATTGATGGCACGCACTTTGGGCTGCAAAAACCAACAGTAAATGAGCACATGTTCTTCAACAGGAAAGGATACCATAGCCTCAACTCAATGATA aTATGTGACCATGAATACTGCATTTTGGCCATTGACTCAAAGTGTGGGGGAGCCGCACACGATTCCTCTGTGGGGAAGCATTCGGTACAACGAAAGTTTTTGGAGGAGCAATTTAAccaaaataacttcaaaaatgtttGGCTTTTAG GAGATTCGGGTTATCCCTTGGAGCCGTGGTGTTTAACATCATTCAGGAGCCCTGAAGAAGGGTCTACTCAAGCTCGGTTCAATGAGGCTCATTCTAAAGCTCGCTGTGTGGTTGAAAGAACCATTGGTATCTTGAAGTCGATATGGAAAAAaggaaa CAATGACAAGAGAAGCCGTTACCAATCCTGA